A portion of the Microbulbifer agarilyticus genome contains these proteins:
- a CDS encoding adenylate/guanylate cyclase domain-containing protein, producing the protein MITKTKDNLRILVRGLQVRLARLLPRHVPIALKLALVMTLLLVVGMTGLGLVISDNQNQLIRTQLDEFGNAMALQLAKQASEPILSENGLNLQMLTSNLGQEEKILGAAIYSHDGQPLSGTGRLPDLGKTLFESSTVIAHPWFGADENGNSERLISFIAPATYQGVRAGSVVITLSASLMDQAATEARNAVIYATLAMTLLASLFSYWLSRRLSLPIHHLMKATEAIGRGDLATRIDQRRNDELGYLFEGFNNMAAGLLKKSQVEQVFSRYVSKSVADKVLANLDEVRLVDRPIEATVLFADISGFTAMSEKLEPSQVSSLLNEYFSHISHACALHGGVVDKFIGDCAMLVFGVGEDDSDHAFNAVSCGVLIQQLAAELNEQRAADGKPGVHFRIGINSGTMLAGNLGSDDRMEYTVVGDAVNLASRLCSEAEPDQVIIREQLHDSLQPRIVAQAGQCIKIRGKSTPVQIYTVDDLSKEGKSQLRSHLNTLRNSCNTQQDEKNVAHA; encoded by the coding sequence TTGATCACCAAGACCAAAGACAACTTGCGAATACTCGTCCGCGGTCTGCAGGTGCGCCTGGCTCGGCTGTTGCCGCGCCATGTCCCCATCGCGCTCAAGCTGGCACTGGTCATGACGCTTCTTCTGGTGGTGGGAATGACCGGCCTGGGCCTGGTCATTAGCGACAATCAAAATCAACTGATCCGCACCCAGCTGGACGAATTTGGCAACGCCATGGCGCTACAACTCGCCAAGCAGGCCAGCGAACCCATTCTCTCCGAGAATGGACTCAACCTGCAGATGCTCACCAGTAACCTGGGGCAAGAAGAAAAGATTCTGGGCGCCGCCATTTATTCCCACGACGGCCAACCGCTCTCTGGTACCGGACGCCTGCCGGACCTGGGCAAAACACTATTTGAATCCAGCACCGTGATCGCCCACCCGTGGTTTGGCGCGGATGAAAATGGCAACAGCGAGCGGCTAATCAGCTTTATCGCGCCCGCCACCTATCAGGGCGTTCGGGCCGGCTCGGTAGTTATTACCCTGTCTGCCTCGCTGATGGACCAGGCTGCGACCGAGGCCCGCAACGCCGTTATTTACGCCACACTGGCGATGACTCTGCTGGCCTCCCTTTTCTCCTACTGGCTCAGCCGCAGACTCTCCCTGCCGATTCACCATTTAATGAAGGCCACAGAGGCGATCGGCCGTGGCGACCTTGCCACGCGCATTGATCAGCGCCGCAATGATGAACTCGGCTACCTGTTCGAGGGCTTCAACAACATGGCCGCGGGATTGCTGAAGAAATCCCAGGTGGAGCAGGTATTTTCCCGCTACGTATCAAAAAGTGTCGCCGACAAGGTACTGGCCAACCTGGACGAAGTCCGCTTGGTGGACCGCCCCATCGAGGCAACCGTACTGTTTGCCGACATCAGCGGCTTCACCGCGATGTCGGAAAAGCTGGAACCGAGCCAGGTCTCTAGTCTACTTAACGAATACTTCTCTCATATTTCCCACGCCTGTGCGTTACACGGCGGTGTGGTCGATAAATTTATCGGCGACTGCGCCATGCTGGTGTTCGGCGTTGGCGAAGATGATTCAGACCACGCATTTAACGCGGTGAGCTGTGGTGTACTGATTCAGCAATTGGCGGCAGAGTTAAATGAGCAACGTGCTGCAGATGGCAAGCCAGGGGTGCACTTCCGTATCGGCATCAATTCCGGCACTATGCTGGCCGGTAATCTGGGTTCTGATGATCGGATGGAATACACCGTTGTCGGTGATGCGGTGAATCTGGCCTCTCGCCTGTGCAGTGAGGCCGAGCCCGATCAGGTCATTATTCGCGAGCAACTGCACGATAGCCTGCAACCCCGGATTGTGGCTCAAGCGGGCCAGTGTATTAAGATCCGCGGCAAATCGACACCGGTGCAAATCTACACCGTGGATGATCTATCTAAAGAAGGGAAATCGCAGCTGCGCAGTCATTTAAATACATTGCGCAACAGCTGTAACACACAGCAGGATGAAAAAAACGTCGCCCATGCTTAA
- the guaA gene encoding glutamine-hydrolyzing GMP synthase, with protein sequence MSQDIHSSRILILDFGSQYTQLIARRVRELGVFSEIRAFDMTDEEIREYNPKGVILAGGPESVPEEGSPRAPQAVYELGVPVLGICYGMQTMAHQLGGAVEGSEVREFGYAQVKVEGESALLHDIKDHLDDAGSALLDVWMSHGDKVVKMPEGFELMASTPSCPIAGMYNAEKKFFGVQFHPEVTHTLQGTRIYEHFVIGLCGCEKLWTPENIIEDSIAKVREQVGDSKVLLGLSGGVDSSVVAALLHKAIGDQLTCVFVDNGLLRKNEGDQVMQMFADNMGVRVIRSDAEEAFLSRLAGVDEPEAKRKIIGNTFIEIFDKEATKLKDVKFLAQGTIYPDVIESAAAKTGKAHVIKSHHNVGGLPEDMAFELVEPLRELFKDEVRKIGLELGLPYDMVYRHPFPGPGLGVRILGEVKKEYADILREADAIFIEELHNADWYHKTSQAFVVFLPVKSVGVVGDGRRYEYVVALRAVETVDFMTARWAHLPYELIEKVSNRIINEIEHISRVAYDVSSKPPATIEWE encoded by the coding sequence ATGAGCCAAGACATCCATTCCAGCCGAATTCTGATCCTCGACTTTGGATCTCAGTACACCCAGCTGATCGCCCGTCGTGTGCGTGAGCTGGGCGTTTTCTCCGAGATTCGCGCGTTCGACATGACCGACGAAGAGATTCGCGAGTACAACCCCAAGGGCGTTATTCTCGCCGGTGGCCCCGAGTCGGTACCGGAAGAGGGCTCACCGCGTGCGCCGCAGGCGGTGTATGAGCTGGGTGTGCCGGTACTGGGAATTTGCTACGGCATGCAAACCATGGCACACCAGTTGGGTGGCGCTGTGGAAGGCAGTGAAGTGCGTGAATTTGGTTACGCGCAGGTAAAAGTGGAAGGTGAGTCTGCGCTGCTGCACGACATAAAAGATCACCTGGACGATGCCGGCAGCGCGCTGCTGGACGTGTGGATGAGCCACGGTGACAAAGTGGTAAAAATGCCGGAGGGCTTTGAGCTGATGGCATCGACCCCATCCTGCCCGATTGCTGGCATGTACAACGCGGAGAAAAAATTTTTCGGTGTGCAGTTCCACCCGGAAGTTACCCACACTCTGCAGGGTACCCGCATCTACGAACATTTCGTAATCGGCCTGTGTGGCTGTGAAAAGCTGTGGACGCCGGAAAATATTATCGAGGACTCCATCGCCAAGGTGCGTGAGCAGGTAGGCGATTCAAAAGTGCTGTTGGGCCTGTCTGGCGGCGTCGACAGTTCGGTTGTTGCGGCTCTGCTGCATAAAGCCATCGGTGATCAGCTGACCTGTGTATTCGTGGATAACGGCCTGCTGCGTAAAAACGAAGGCGACCAGGTTATGCAGATGTTCGCCGACAATATGGGCGTACGTGTGATTCGCAGCGATGCGGAAGAAGCATTTTTGTCCCGCCTTGCCGGTGTGGATGAGCCGGAAGCCAAGCGCAAGATTATCGGCAATACCTTTATCGAAATCTTCGACAAGGAAGCCACCAAGCTCAAGGATGTGAAGTTCCTTGCTCAGGGCACCATTTACCCGGACGTGATCGAATCTGCCGCCGCCAAAACCGGGAAGGCGCACGTGATCAAGTCGCACCACAATGTGGGCGGTTTGCCGGAAGATATGGCGTTTGAGCTGGTTGAGCCACTGCGCGAGCTGTTCAAAGATGAAGTGCGCAAGATCGGCCTGGAACTGGGTCTGCCGTATGACATGGTCTACCGTCATCCGTTCCCGGGGCCGGGACTGGGTGTGCGTATCCTGGGTGAAGTAAAAAAAGAGTACGCGGATATCCTGCGTGAAGCCGACGCGATCTTCATTGAAGAGCTGCACAACGCCGATTGGTACCACAAAACCAGCCAGGCGTTTGTGGTGTTCCTGCCGGTGAAATCTGTGGGTGTGGTTGGTGATGGCCGTCGCTACGAGTACGTGGTTGCACTGCGTGCGGTAGAAACCGTGGACTTTATGACCGCGCGTTGGGCGCACCTGCCTTACGAGCTTATCGAGAAAGTCTCCAACCGTATCATCAACGAGATCGAGCATATCTCGCGCGTGGCCTACGACGTATCCAGCAAGCCGCCTGCCACCATTGAGTGGGAATAA
- the guaB gene encoding IMP dehydrogenase: MSESLRIAREALTFDDVLLVPGYSEVTAKDVSLKTKLSRNITLNIPLVSAAMDTVTESRLAIALAQEGGIGIIHKSMSIEEQALAVRAVKKFEAGVVKDPITIESDATLRELIALTSHHNISGVPVMEKGDLVGIVTSRDVRFQTNLELPVAQVMTPKERLVTCDEGASPEEVRELLHKHRIEKVLVVNSNFQLRGLITVTDYNKAEQYPNSCKDADGRLRVGASVGTSPDTDDRVAALVEAGVDVLVVDTAHGHSKNVIDRVRRIKEMHPQVDVIGGNIATGAAAKALVEAGADAVKVGIGPGSICTTRIVTGIGVPQVTAIAEVAAALADSGVPLIADGGIRFSGDISKAIAAGAYSVMMGSMFAGTEEAPGEVELYQGRTYKSYRGMGSLGAMSRTQGSSDRYFQDASKGAEKLVPEGIEGRVPYKGPISAIVHQMMGGLRSAMGYTGSLDMEIMRTQPEFVRVTAAGMGESHVHDVQITKEAPNYPVGGR; this comes from the coding sequence ATGTCTGAATCTCTGCGTATAGCACGCGAAGCCCTCACTTTTGACGACGTCCTACTTGTGCCCGGATATTCCGAGGTTACGGCGAAAGACGTTTCCCTGAAGACAAAACTGTCTCGTAACATCACCCTGAATATTCCGCTGGTGTCCGCCGCTATGGATACCGTGACCGAGTCGCGTCTGGCCATTGCTTTGGCCCAGGAAGGCGGTATCGGCATTATTCACAAGAGCATGTCTATTGAAGAACAGGCTCTGGCGGTACGCGCGGTGAAAAAATTTGAAGCCGGTGTAGTAAAGGATCCGATCACCATCGAATCCGACGCCACTCTACGTGAACTGATAGCGCTCACCAGCCACCACAACATTTCCGGTGTTCCGGTTATGGAGAAGGGTGACTTGGTAGGTATCGTGACTAGCCGCGATGTGCGCTTCCAGACTAATCTGGAATTGCCCGTCGCTCAGGTCATGACACCGAAAGAGCGTCTGGTGACCTGCGACGAAGGCGCATCACCGGAAGAAGTACGCGAACTGCTACACAAACACCGCATCGAAAAGGTGCTGGTGGTAAATAGCAATTTCCAGCTGCGCGGCCTGATTACTGTTACCGACTACAACAAGGCGGAGCAGTACCCGAACTCCTGTAAAGATGCCGACGGCCGCCTGCGTGTAGGCGCCTCTGTAGGCACTAGCCCGGATACCGATGACCGTGTTGCGGCGCTGGTGGAAGCCGGTGTTGACGTGTTGGTAGTAGATACTGCCCACGGCCACAGCAAAAACGTGATCGATCGCGTACGTCGCATCAAGGAAATGCATCCGCAAGTCGACGTAATCGGCGGCAACATTGCCACCGGTGCAGCGGCGAAGGCTCTGGTAGAAGCAGGCGCTGATGCGGTGAAAGTGGGCATTGGCCCCGGTTCCATCTGTACCACTCGTATCGTGACCGGTATCGGTGTTCCTCAGGTGACCGCGATTGCCGAAGTAGCGGCCGCACTTGCCGATAGCGGTGTGCCGCTGATCGCCGACGGCGGTATTCGTTTCTCTGGCGATATTTCCAAGGCGATTGCTGCCGGTGCTTATTCGGTCATGATGGGTTCCATGTTCGCCGGTACCGAAGAGGCACCGGGCGAAGTTGAGCTGTATCAAGGCCGTACCTACAAGTCATACCGTGGTATGGGTTCCCTCGGCGCGATGTCGCGTACCCAGGGCTCTTCCGACCGCTATTTCCAGGACGCCAGCAAGGGCGCGGAAAAGCTGGTACCGGAAGGCATTGAAGGTCGCGTGCCTTACAAAGGCCCGATTTCTGCGATCGTGCACCAGATGATGGGTGGCCTGCGCTCCGCAATGGGCTATACCGGCAGTCTGGATATGGAAATTATGCGCACCCAGCCTGAGTTTGTGCGGGTAACTGCTGCGGGCATGGGCGAATCCCATGTACACGATGTGCAGATTACCAAGGAAGCGCCGAACTACCCGGTAGGCGGACGTTAA
- the xseA gene encoding exodeoxyribonuclease VII large subunit produces MLNNPPGAPNPLPTDGRPVMTVSELNREVKQLLEGSVPLLWVGGEISNFAAPSSGHWYFTLKDARAQVRCAMFRGRNRNVRFQPGNGREVLARARVSLYEGRGEFQLIIEHLEEAGFGALMRRLEELKAKLQAEGLFELTRKKPLPFLPATIGIITSPTGAAVRDMIQVLGRRYPAATVELIPVAVQGQGAAQQIANAIALAGRLQRHDLLIVGRGGGSLEDLWAFNEEVVARALAACPIPTISAVGHETDNTIADLVADVRAPTPSAAAEVASANAATLLDTTAAISRRLKRAMQQQLRHVGQRLQITRNRLRHPREQLHNRAQQLDHLELRLKAAMDNQVERRQQMLSSSLRGFARVHPEQQISAERQRIATATQNLQRSCKELITRRHDRLQHAAAMLNNVSPLSVLQRGYAISRNADGEVIKSVQQVTPGEQVSVILASGEFEATVDTIHPARE; encoded by the coding sequence ATGCTCAACAATCCGCCCGGCGCACCCAACCCGCTCCCCACAGACGGCCGTCCGGTCATGACCGTCAGCGAACTGAACCGGGAAGTGAAGCAGCTGCTAGAAGGCAGTGTCCCGCTGCTATGGGTAGGTGGTGAAATTTCTAATTTTGCCGCGCCGAGCTCGGGCCACTGGTATTTCACGCTGAAAGACGCACGCGCCCAGGTGCGCTGCGCCATGTTCCGTGGGCGCAACCGCAACGTGCGTTTCCAGCCCGGCAACGGACGCGAAGTTTTGGCCCGCGCGCGAGTGAGTCTGTATGAAGGGCGCGGCGAATTTCAGCTAATCATTGAGCATCTGGAAGAAGCAGGCTTCGGCGCACTGATGCGCCGACTGGAAGAACTGAAGGCCAAGTTACAGGCAGAGGGGCTGTTCGAGCTTACTCGGAAAAAGCCCCTGCCCTTCCTGCCTGCCACCATCGGAATCATCACCTCGCCTACCGGTGCCGCCGTGCGGGATATGATCCAGGTACTCGGTCGCCGCTACCCCGCAGCGACAGTCGAGCTAATCCCGGTAGCGGTCCAAGGCCAGGGTGCAGCCCAGCAGATTGCCAACGCGATCGCGCTCGCCGGGCGCCTGCAGCGACACGACCTGCTCATCGTGGGTCGCGGTGGCGGCTCATTGGAAGACCTGTGGGCATTCAATGAAGAAGTCGTCGCTCGCGCGCTAGCCGCTTGCCCAATACCGACTATCTCAGCAGTCGGTCATGAGACCGACAACACCATCGCGGACCTGGTAGCCGATGTACGTGCACCAACCCCTTCCGCCGCCGCGGAAGTTGCCAGCGCCAACGCCGCTACTTTGCTGGACACGACCGCGGCCATCAGCCGTCGGCTGAAACGCGCCATGCAGCAACAACTCCGCCATGTGGGCCAACGCCTTCAGATTACCCGCAACCGACTGCGCCATCCGCGCGAGCAGCTACATAACCGCGCTCAGCAACTGGACCACCTGGAGTTGCGCCTGAAAGCAGCAATGGATAATCAGGTAGAACGTCGCCAACAAATGCTTTCTTCCAGCTTGCGCGGCTTTGCGCGAGTTCACCCCGAACAGCAGATCTCAGCCGAGCGCCAGCGGATCGCGACCGCAACCCAAAATCTTCAACGCAGCTGCAAAGAACTGATTACGCGTCGACATGACCGCCTACAGCACGCTGCGGCAATGCTGAACAATGTCAGCCCGCTCTCAGTGCTTCAACGCGGTTACGCCATCAGCCGCAATGCTGACGGTGAGGTCATCAAGAGCGTCCAGCAAGTCACCCCGGGTGAGCAGGTTTCGGTCATTCTCGCGAGTGGCGAGTTCGAAGCCACGGTAGACACGATTCACCCAGCGCGGGAGTGA
- a CDS encoding transglycosylase SLT domain-containing protein: MPVCLSLSCRPSPSRNALLTLIAALILFVAGCEKTRKSPEPKDAAPELESQEIVATTSAYTETGDLDAIRKRGYIRFANVTGGYPEMLPRDSIINQRTRFLANEFAKRLGVKPTWIIARSPQAAIDMIEAGEADIVADYITLSLAQGDAVTLSVPLTQTYRALLSTTDGPDVSNINKLKGSTIYLWEGTAHLQFGKQLQKDYPEAFARIQIDPTPGDDTDHFLDQMASYPNAVTIGSLALANEVASYRSDLKIGQKVGDEINVSWAVREASPDLLNRLNTFLTRQLIQDTADRAPNWRAIKKSGVIRFATYNKATSYFIWRGALMGFDYELAKLFADEHHLQLNVIVVPTHEPLTKWVAEGLADFAGASTTITTKRKAEGVDFTNTHFESGIRVISSENDSPIETLADLNGRTLTVRAHSIYIDTAKQLRERGIDVKVEEAPEEVSQAQIINGVAEGKYDATLEDTHRVEIRAAYNPNLRVGIQVEEPLPQGWMVIRGNRSLLRRLNRFVKKYKNDPEADAIFKRYFQPNDALFKKATAKIKPGEPLSPFDELVKDAAQTHDFDWRMIVAQMWAESSFNPKAVSSTGAQGLMQVMPGTARDMGFPPPVFEPERGIDAGVKYLNWVRDRFEENLPATERLWFTLASYNAGFGHVRDARRLATKLGLDSDKWFDNVEVAIRKLSEPRYFEKARYGFVHGDEPVAYVRKISHLYQSYTQITSGDVSWHPPMKTPHHWFVSLFKQSVQFCQYGCSTPSTDALPPHQPVGN; the protein is encoded by the coding sequence GTGCCTGTTTGCCTTAGCCTTTCTTGTCGACCGAGCCCATCGAGGAATGCGCTTCTTACCCTCATCGCCGCGCTGATACTGTTTGTTGCGGGTTGCGAAAAGACGCGCAAATCTCCAGAACCCAAAGACGCAGCGCCAGAGCTCGAGAGCCAGGAAATCGTCGCTACCACGAGCGCTTACACAGAAACGGGAGATCTCGATGCGATTCGCAAACGCGGCTATATCCGTTTTGCGAATGTAACCGGCGGCTATCCTGAAATGCTGCCACGCGACAGTATTATCAACCAGCGCACGCGATTTCTCGCAAACGAGTTTGCCAAGCGATTGGGTGTGAAGCCCACGTGGATCATCGCGCGCAGCCCACAGGCCGCAATCGATATGATCGAGGCCGGAGAGGCTGATATCGTCGCCGACTACATCACCTTGAGCCTCGCTCAAGGTGATGCGGTTACCCTGAGCGTTCCCCTGACGCAAACCTATCGCGCTTTACTCTCCACCACAGATGGCCCAGATGTCTCGAACATCAACAAACTAAAAGGCTCCACCATCTACCTGTGGGAAGGCACCGCACACTTACAGTTTGGCAAGCAGCTGCAGAAGGACTACCCCGAGGCATTTGCCCGAATCCAAATTGACCCGACACCGGGCGACGACACCGACCACTTTCTCGATCAGATGGCCAGCTACCCAAACGCGGTTACTATCGGCAGCCTGGCCCTTGCGAATGAAGTAGCCAGTTATCGAAGTGATCTCAAGATCGGCCAGAAAGTTGGGGACGAAATCAACGTAAGCTGGGCGGTACGCGAAGCATCGCCGGACCTGCTAAACCGCCTCAATACGTTCCTCACTCGGCAACTGATCCAGGATACCGCAGACCGCGCTCCCAACTGGCGTGCGATCAAAAAATCCGGTGTCATTCGATTCGCGACCTATAACAAAGCGACCAGCTACTTCATCTGGCGCGGTGCGCTGATGGGGTTCGACTACGAACTCGCCAAACTCTTCGCCGACGAACACCACCTGCAGTTGAATGTCATCGTAGTACCCACTCATGAACCTCTTACCAAGTGGGTGGCAGAAGGACTGGCCGACTTTGCCGGTGCGTCAACCACGATTACAACCAAGCGCAAAGCCGAAGGTGTCGACTTTACCAATACACACTTTGAATCAGGCATTCGCGTTATCAGTAGCGAAAACGATAGCCCTATCGAAACCCTGGCAGATCTTAACGGCCGCACCCTGACAGTCAGGGCACACTCCATTTACATTGACACAGCCAAGCAACTGAGGGAACGCGGCATTGATGTCAAAGTCGAAGAGGCCCCGGAAGAAGTTTCCCAGGCGCAGATCATTAACGGTGTCGCCGAGGGCAAATACGATGCGACGCTGGAGGATACCCATCGAGTTGAGATACGGGCCGCCTACAACCCCAATTTACGCGTGGGTATTCAAGTGGAAGAACCGCTACCGCAGGGCTGGATGGTCATCAGGGGAAACCGCAGCCTACTCAGGAGACTGAATAGGTTCGTAAAAAAATACAAGAACGACCCCGAAGCCGACGCTATTTTTAAGCGCTACTTCCAGCCGAACGATGCTTTATTTAAAAAAGCTACTGCAAAAATCAAACCTGGCGAACCGCTTTCACCGTTTGACGAATTGGTAAAAGATGCCGCGCAAACCCATGACTTTGACTGGCGCATGATCGTCGCGCAGATGTGGGCCGAGAGCAGTTTCAACCCCAAAGCGGTATCGTCCACCGGCGCCCAGGGACTCATGCAGGTCATGCCCGGAACCGCCCGCGACATGGGATTTCCGCCACCGGTTTTCGAGCCTGAGAGAGGTATCGACGCCGGAGTAAAATATCTCAACTGGGTACGCGACCGCTTTGAAGAAAACCTACCGGCGACTGAAAGACTCTGGTTTACGCTGGCCTCTTACAACGCCGGCTTCGGTCACGTCCGCGACGCGCGCCGACTGGCGACCAAACTGGGACTAGACTCCGACAAGTGGTTCGACAATGTGGAAGTCGCCATACGTAAATTGTCAGAGCCGCGTTATTTCGAAAAGGCGCGGTACGGCTTTGTTCATGGGGATGAACCGGTAGCCTATGTACGCAAGATCAGTCACCTGTACCAATCGTATACACAAATCACCAGCGGTGACGTAAGCTGGCACCCGCCAATGAAAACGCCCCATCATTGGTTCGTCAGTCTCTTCAAACAGTCAGTACAATTTTGCCAATATGGCTGCTCGACTCCATCAACCGATGCGCTTCCGCCACATCAGCCAGTGGGAAACTAG
- a CDS encoding NAD(P)H-quinone oxidoreductase yields MRFIDLTEHGGPEKMVLAQGDAPAAGEGEVLIRVAAAGVNRPDIVQRAGFYPPPPGASPVLGLEVAGEVISVGAGVQRWKVGDQVCALTNGGGYAEYAVAPEGQCLPIPNGVSDTEAAALPETFFTVWSNLIHRANLREGEILLVHGGSSGIGTTAIQIAVNLGVRVIATAGSAEKCTACEQLGAELAINYREQDFVEAVIVATDGKGADVILDMVGGDYVDRNIQCAARDGRIVNIAFLQGAKVEVNMLPVMLKRLTLTGSTLRPQPPEVKAAIASDLSEQIWPLVEAGKIRPLIAASFPLADVAEAHRLMESSSHIGKIVLTV; encoded by the coding sequence ATGCGTTTTATTGATCTGACGGAACATGGCGGCCCCGAGAAGATGGTGCTCGCGCAGGGGGATGCGCCTGCGGCGGGGGAGGGCGAGGTATTGATCCGCGTCGCAGCCGCTGGTGTTAACCGCCCGGATATCGTGCAGCGCGCAGGATTCTATCCACCTCCGCCAGGTGCTTCGCCCGTACTCGGGTTGGAAGTGGCGGGGGAAGTCATTTCCGTTGGCGCGGGTGTGCAGCGCTGGAAAGTCGGTGACCAAGTATGCGCACTCACCAATGGTGGAGGTTATGCGGAATACGCAGTAGCACCAGAAGGGCAGTGCCTGCCGATACCCAATGGAGTGAGTGATACAGAGGCTGCGGCATTGCCGGAAACCTTCTTTACCGTATGGAGCAACCTGATACATCGTGCCAATTTGCGAGAAGGCGAAATTTTGCTGGTGCATGGCGGATCGTCGGGCATTGGAACAACCGCCATTCAAATTGCGGTAAACCTGGGCGTACGAGTGATTGCCACCGCGGGTAGCGCGGAAAAGTGTACTGCCTGTGAGCAGCTTGGGGCGGAGCTCGCAATTAATTACCGAGAGCAGGATTTCGTGGAAGCGGTAATAGTGGCAACTGACGGTAAAGGTGCAGACGTCATTCTCGATATGGTTGGTGGCGACTATGTGGATCGCAATATCCAGTGTGCCGCGCGCGACGGCCGCATCGTGAATATCGCATTCCTGCAGGGCGCGAAAGTTGAGGTCAATATGCTGCCGGTGATGCTGAAGCGCCTGACCCTTACCGGTTCCACGCTGCGGCCCCAGCCACCAGAAGTGAAGGCCGCGATCGCGAGTGATTTAAGTGAGCAGATCTGGCCGTTGGTTGAGGCGGGTAAAATTCGCCCGCTGATCGCCGCTAGTTTCCCACTGGCTGATGTGGCGGAAGCGCATCGGTTGATGGAGTCGAGCAGCCATATTGGCAAAATTGTACTGACTGTTTGA